In a single window of the Rhopalosiphum padi isolate XX-2018 chromosome 1, ASM2088224v1, whole genome shotgun sequence genome:
- the LOC132917486 gene encoding transferrin-like isoform X1 yields the protein MNIVLSLLWIFIFLVLTNANVKYKICVVMSNRGNDKTRDHCPPLSVDKSSQVECVFATDKLHCLRKILNGEADFGVFQAEEISYATQWNDYLSITNEIRLFENEKFDYNMVVLINEDAGIKNLNDLKGKRLCHPGFYKGEPGNGWSNLISQYFERIIVPQKCDPQLSLIENQLKSLSQFFDESCKPGQWDPDPDMDNILKEKYPNLCANCKNPSKCNINDQFWGRQGALQCLSDCFGDISWARLSDVRIHFKGDSTNACSKISFLCPDGTLQSMETPNPCIWVSRPWPAVITRNSTSLNIQRMINYVNTAKELKNATSWQWALNNLLLYYSEPISSNIIRSPKEYIFSAPGYIKAEEKGRLCKDRGYSMCIETITALKKCQALSDISISYGIQPKLNCILFPNCGKKLKDGEVDMMVLDADKIAFFKRNYGISKPILYATSLYHHLYRKMSAVMLTKNVAGDLQQLKGKKACFPSYDGYVWNSFLITLKLENIELFPNNNTIKNFFKESCAILSSNQNVIAECDFDDVLPEDSNKNGMWIETQTLRCIIEGGGDVAFINTLHINQYLDILRSPLNLPNNFDVHNFSTVCNRKNRISVDCPLSWSYFGHILAKPNISSISKNEMTSLLINMDMTFGRRSKLNNNLLPPVFSMYGPFDDFADPMFPADTEKLETIKQLKEHQTPIAPQYESYIHILNDLKPTVNSSVLIMPFSLLQLLIIFKLLFKYCI from the exons atgaatattgTTTTGAGTTTACTgtggatatttatttttttagttcttaCTAATGCTAATGTGAAat ACAAAATTTGTGTAGTTATGAGTAACAGGGGTAATGACAAAACACGAGATCATTGTCCTCCTTTAAGTGTAGATAAATCTAGTCAAGTCGAATGTGTTTTCGCAACTGATAA attgcATTGTCTAAGAAAAATTCTTAATGGAGAAGCAGATTTTGGAGTGTTTCAAGCAGAAGAAATATCATATGCAACTCAGTGGAACGACTATTTAAGCATTACGAATGAAATTCGTTTATTTGAAAAtg aaaaatttgattataacaTGGTAGTGTTAATCAATGAAGATGCTGGCATTAAGAACTTAAACGATTTAAAAGGTAAGCGTTTGTGTCATCCAGGATTTTATAAAGGAGAACCAGGAAATGGTTGGTCTAATTTAATATCACaa TATTTTGAACGAATTATTGTTCCACAAAAATGCGATCCACAATTAAGCCTAAtagaaaatcaattaaaatcacTTTCTCAATTTTTTGACGAGTCTTGCAAACCAGGTCAATGGGATCCAGATCCTGATATGGATAATATACtaa AAGAAAAATATCCAAATTTATGCGCAAATTGTAAGAACCCGTCAAAATGCAACATTAATGATCAATTTTGGGGTAGACAGGGAGCATTACAATGTTTAAGTGATTGTTTTGGAGATATTAGTTGGGCCAGACTATCCGACgttagaatacattttaaa gGTGACAGTACAAATGCTTGCAGTAAAATAAGTTTTCTATGTCCTGATGGAACTTTACAATCAATGGAAACTCCTAATCCATGCATTTGGGTATCTCGACCTTGGCCGGCCGTGATTACaagaaa ttcaacatcattaaatatacaaaGAATGATTAACTACGTAAACACAgctaaagaattaaaaaacgCAACATCATGGCAGTGGGCTTTAAACAATTTACTTCTATACTATTCTGAACCTATTTCATCTAATATCATTAGAAGTccaaaagaatacattttttcagcTCCTGGTTATATAAAAGCTGAAGAAAAAGGACGGTTGTGCAAAGATCGTGGATATTCTATGTGTATTGAAACAATAACAgccttaaaaaaatgtcaagccCTCTCGGATATATCAATAAGTTATGGTATACAGCCAAAATTGAATTGCATACTTTTTCCAAATTGtggaaaaaagttaaaagaTGGAGAAGTAGATATGATGGTATTAGATGCTGATAAAATTGCTTTTTTTAAGag AAACTATGGTATATCAAAACCAATACTTTATGCAACTTCACTTTATCAccatttatatagaaaaatgaGCGCAGTTATGTTGACAAAAAATGTAGCCGGGGATCTTCAACAGCTAAAAGGCAAAAAAGCCTGCTTTCCTTCTTATGATGGTTAtg tttggaattcatttttaatcacacttaaactagaaaatattgaattatttccaaataataatacaataaaaaactttttcaaaGAAAGTTGTGCAATATTAAGTTCAAATCAAAACGTAATAGCAGAATGTGATTTTGATG atgtctTACCTGAAGATAGTAATAAAAACGGAATGTGGATTGAAACTCAAACACTTAGATGTATTATTGAAGGAGGTGGAGATGTAGCATTTATCAATACTCttcatataaatcaatatttag atattttaagatCACCATTAAACTTACCAAACAACTTTGACGTACATAATTTTTCAACTGTTTGCAATCGAAAAAATCGTATTTCAGTTGATTGTCCATTGTCATGGTCTTACTTTGGACAT atattagcaAAACCAAATATATcttcaatttcaaaaaatgaaatgacctcattattaataaacatggATATGACTTTTGGACGAAGATCCaagttaaacaataatttattaccacCAGTTTTCTCTATGTATGGACCATTTGATGATTTTGCTGATCCTATGTTTCCG GCAGATACAGAGAAATTGGAAACCATTAAACAATTAAAGGAACACCAAACGCCAATAGCACCGCAGTATGAatcttatattcatattttaaatgatcTTAAACCTACTGTAAATTCTAGCGTCTTGATAATGCCATTTTCTTTATtacaattacttataatttttaaattattatttaaatattgtatataa
- the LOC132917486 gene encoding transferrin-like isoform X3 — translation MNIVLSLLWIFIFLVLTNANVKYKICVVMSNRGNDKTRDHCPPLSVDKSSQVECVFATDKLHCLRKILNGEADFGVFQAEEISYATQWNDYLSITNEIRLFENEKFDYNMVVLINEDAGIKNLNDLKGKRLCHPGFYKGEPGNGWSNLISQYFERIIVPQKCDPQLSLIENQLKSLSQFFDESCKPGQWDPDPDMDNILKEKYPNLCANCKNPSKCNINDQFWGRQGALQCLSDCFGDISWARLSDVRIHFKGDSTNACSKISFLCPDGTLQSMETPNPCIWVSRPWPAVITRNSTSLNIQRMINYVNTAKELKNATSWQWALNNLLLYYSEPISSNIIRSPKEYIFSAPGYIKAEEKGRLCKDRGYSMCIETITALKKCQALSDISISYGIQPKLNCILFPNCGKKLKDGEVDMMVLDADKIAFFKRNYGISKPILYATSLYHHLYRKMSAVMLTKNVAGDLQQLKGKKACFPSYDGYVWNSFLITLKLENIELFPNNNTIKNFFKESCAILSSNQNVIAECDFDDVLPEDSNKNGMWIETQTLRCIIEGGGDVAFINTLHINQYLDILRSPLNLPNNFDVHNFSTVCNRKNRISVDCPLSWSYFGHILAKPNISSISKNEMTSLLINMDMTFGRRSKLNNNLLPPVFSMYGPFDDFADPMFPVKQIQRNWKPLNN, via the exons atgaatattgTTTTGAGTTTACTgtggatatttatttttttagttcttaCTAATGCTAATGTGAAat ACAAAATTTGTGTAGTTATGAGTAACAGGGGTAATGACAAAACACGAGATCATTGTCCTCCTTTAAGTGTAGATAAATCTAGTCAAGTCGAATGTGTTTTCGCAACTGATAA attgcATTGTCTAAGAAAAATTCTTAATGGAGAAGCAGATTTTGGAGTGTTTCAAGCAGAAGAAATATCATATGCAACTCAGTGGAACGACTATTTAAGCATTACGAATGAAATTCGTTTATTTGAAAAtg aaaaatttgattataacaTGGTAGTGTTAATCAATGAAGATGCTGGCATTAAGAACTTAAACGATTTAAAAGGTAAGCGTTTGTGTCATCCAGGATTTTATAAAGGAGAACCAGGAAATGGTTGGTCTAATTTAATATCACaa TATTTTGAACGAATTATTGTTCCACAAAAATGCGATCCACAATTAAGCCTAAtagaaaatcaattaaaatcacTTTCTCAATTTTTTGACGAGTCTTGCAAACCAGGTCAATGGGATCCAGATCCTGATATGGATAATATACtaa AAGAAAAATATCCAAATTTATGCGCAAATTGTAAGAACCCGTCAAAATGCAACATTAATGATCAATTTTGGGGTAGACAGGGAGCATTACAATGTTTAAGTGATTGTTTTGGAGATATTAGTTGGGCCAGACTATCCGACgttagaatacattttaaa gGTGACAGTACAAATGCTTGCAGTAAAATAAGTTTTCTATGTCCTGATGGAACTTTACAATCAATGGAAACTCCTAATCCATGCATTTGGGTATCTCGACCTTGGCCGGCCGTGATTACaagaaa ttcaacatcattaaatatacaaaGAATGATTAACTACGTAAACACAgctaaagaattaaaaaacgCAACATCATGGCAGTGGGCTTTAAACAATTTACTTCTATACTATTCTGAACCTATTTCATCTAATATCATTAGAAGTccaaaagaatacattttttcagcTCCTGGTTATATAAAAGCTGAAGAAAAAGGACGGTTGTGCAAAGATCGTGGATATTCTATGTGTATTGAAACAATAACAgccttaaaaaaatgtcaagccCTCTCGGATATATCAATAAGTTATGGTATACAGCCAAAATTGAATTGCATACTTTTTCCAAATTGtggaaaaaagttaaaagaTGGAGAAGTAGATATGATGGTATTAGATGCTGATAAAATTGCTTTTTTTAAGag AAACTATGGTATATCAAAACCAATACTTTATGCAACTTCACTTTATCAccatttatatagaaaaatgaGCGCAGTTATGTTGACAAAAAATGTAGCCGGGGATCTTCAACAGCTAAAAGGCAAAAAAGCCTGCTTTCCTTCTTATGATGGTTAtg tttggaattcatttttaatcacacttaaactagaaaatattgaattatttccaaataataatacaataaaaaactttttcaaaGAAAGTTGTGCAATATTAAGTTCAAATCAAAACGTAATAGCAGAATGTGATTTTGATG atgtctTACCTGAAGATAGTAATAAAAACGGAATGTGGATTGAAACTCAAACACTTAGATGTATTATTGAAGGAGGTGGAGATGTAGCATTTATCAATACTCttcatataaatcaatatttag atattttaagatCACCATTAAACTTACCAAACAACTTTGACGTACATAATTTTTCAACTGTTTGCAATCGAAAAAATCGTATTTCAGTTGATTGTCCATTGTCATGGTCTTACTTTGGACAT atattagcaAAACCAAATATATcttcaatttcaaaaaatgaaatgacctcattattaataaacatggATATGACTTTTGGACGAAGATCCaagttaaacaataatttattaccacCAGTTTTCTCTATGTATGGACCATTTGATGATTTTGCTGATCCTATGTTTCCGGTTaa GCAGATACAGAGAAATTGGAAACCATTAAACAATTAA
- the LOC132917486 gene encoding transferrin-like isoform X2 yields the protein MNRFSNKNQYKANYRGKFKYRQAYAKLHCLRKILNGEADFGVFQAEEISYATQWNDYLSITNEIRLFENEKFDYNMVVLINEDAGIKNLNDLKGKRLCHPGFYKGEPGNGWSNLISQYFERIIVPQKCDPQLSLIENQLKSLSQFFDESCKPGQWDPDPDMDNILKEKYPNLCANCKNPSKCNINDQFWGRQGALQCLSDCFGDISWARLSDVRIHFKGDSTNACSKISFLCPDGTLQSMETPNPCIWVSRPWPAVITRNSTSLNIQRMINYVNTAKELKNATSWQWALNNLLLYYSEPISSNIIRSPKEYIFSAPGYIKAEEKGRLCKDRGYSMCIETITALKKCQALSDISISYGIQPKLNCILFPNCGKKLKDGEVDMMVLDADKIAFFKRNYGISKPILYATSLYHHLYRKMSAVMLTKNVAGDLQQLKGKKACFPSYDGYVWNSFLITLKLENIELFPNNNTIKNFFKESCAILSSNQNVIAECDFDDVLPEDSNKNGMWIETQTLRCIIEGGGDVAFINTLHINQYLDILRSPLNLPNNFDVHNFSTVCNRKNRISVDCPLSWSYFGHILAKPNISSISKNEMTSLLINMDMTFGRRSKLNNNLLPPVFSMYGPFDDFADPMFPADTEKLETIKQLKEHQTPIAPQYESYIHILNDLKPTVNSSVLIMPFSLLQLLIIFKLLFKYCI from the exons ATGAATCGATTTAGCAACAAAAATCAATACAAGGCCAATTATCGGGGCAAATTTAAATATCGGCAAGCCTATGCCaa attgcATTGTCTAAGAAAAATTCTTAATGGAGAAGCAGATTTTGGAGTGTTTCAAGCAGAAGAAATATCATATGCAACTCAGTGGAACGACTATTTAAGCATTACGAATGAAATTCGTTTATTTGAAAAtg aaaaatttgattataacaTGGTAGTGTTAATCAATGAAGATGCTGGCATTAAGAACTTAAACGATTTAAAAGGTAAGCGTTTGTGTCATCCAGGATTTTATAAAGGAGAACCAGGAAATGGTTGGTCTAATTTAATATCACaa TATTTTGAACGAATTATTGTTCCACAAAAATGCGATCCACAATTAAGCCTAAtagaaaatcaattaaaatcacTTTCTCAATTTTTTGACGAGTCTTGCAAACCAGGTCAATGGGATCCAGATCCTGATATGGATAATATACtaa AAGAAAAATATCCAAATTTATGCGCAAATTGTAAGAACCCGTCAAAATGCAACATTAATGATCAATTTTGGGGTAGACAGGGAGCATTACAATGTTTAAGTGATTGTTTTGGAGATATTAGTTGGGCCAGACTATCCGACgttagaatacattttaaa gGTGACAGTACAAATGCTTGCAGTAAAATAAGTTTTCTATGTCCTGATGGAACTTTACAATCAATGGAAACTCCTAATCCATGCATTTGGGTATCTCGACCTTGGCCGGCCGTGATTACaagaaa ttcaacatcattaaatatacaaaGAATGATTAACTACGTAAACACAgctaaagaattaaaaaacgCAACATCATGGCAGTGGGCTTTAAACAATTTACTTCTATACTATTCTGAACCTATTTCATCTAATATCATTAGAAGTccaaaagaatacattttttcagcTCCTGGTTATATAAAAGCTGAAGAAAAAGGACGGTTGTGCAAAGATCGTGGATATTCTATGTGTATTGAAACAATAACAgccttaaaaaaatgtcaagccCTCTCGGATATATCAATAAGTTATGGTATACAGCCAAAATTGAATTGCATACTTTTTCCAAATTGtggaaaaaagttaaaagaTGGAGAAGTAGATATGATGGTATTAGATGCTGATAAAATTGCTTTTTTTAAGag AAACTATGGTATATCAAAACCAATACTTTATGCAACTTCACTTTATCAccatttatatagaaaaatgaGCGCAGTTATGTTGACAAAAAATGTAGCCGGGGATCTTCAACAGCTAAAAGGCAAAAAAGCCTGCTTTCCTTCTTATGATGGTTAtg tttggaattcatttttaatcacacttaaactagaaaatattgaattatttccaaataataatacaataaaaaactttttcaaaGAAAGTTGTGCAATATTAAGTTCAAATCAAAACGTAATAGCAGAATGTGATTTTGATG atgtctTACCTGAAGATAGTAATAAAAACGGAATGTGGATTGAAACTCAAACACTTAGATGTATTATTGAAGGAGGTGGAGATGTAGCATTTATCAATACTCttcatataaatcaatatttag atattttaagatCACCATTAAACTTACCAAACAACTTTGACGTACATAATTTTTCAACTGTTTGCAATCGAAAAAATCGTATTTCAGTTGATTGTCCATTGTCATGGTCTTACTTTGGACAT atattagcaAAACCAAATATATcttcaatttcaaaaaatgaaatgacctcattattaataaacatggATATGACTTTTGGACGAAGATCCaagttaaacaataatttattaccacCAGTTTTCTCTATGTATGGACCATTTGATGATTTTGCTGATCCTATGTTTCCG GCAGATACAGAGAAATTGGAAACCATTAAACAATTAAAGGAACACCAAACGCCAATAGCACCGCAGTATGAatcttatattcatattttaaatgatcTTAAACCTACTGTAAATTCTAGCGTCTTGATAATGCCATTTTCTTTATtacaattacttataatttttaaattattatttaaatattgtatataa
- the LOC132917486 gene encoding transferrin-like isoform X4, with protein MVVLINEDAGIKNLNDLKGKRLCHPGFYKGEPGNGWSNLISQYFERIIVPQKCDPQLSLIENQLKSLSQFFDESCKPGQWDPDPDMDNILKEKYPNLCANCKNPSKCNINDQFWGRQGALQCLSDCFGDISWARLSDVRIHFKGDSTNACSKISFLCPDGTLQSMETPNPCIWVSRPWPAVITRNSTSLNIQRMINYVNTAKELKNATSWQWALNNLLLYYSEPISSNIIRSPKEYIFSAPGYIKAEEKGRLCKDRGYSMCIETITALKKCQALSDISISYGIQPKLNCILFPNCGKKLKDGEVDMMVLDADKIAFFKRNYGISKPILYATSLYHHLYRKMSAVMLTKNVAGDLQQLKGKKACFPSYDGYVWNSFLITLKLENIELFPNNNTIKNFFKESCAILSSNQNVIAECDFDDVLPEDSNKNGMWIETQTLRCIIEGGGDVAFINTLHINQYLDILRSPLNLPNNFDVHNFSTVCNRKNRISVDCPLSWSYFGHILAKPNISSISKNEMTSLLINMDMTFGRRSKLNNNLLPPVFSMYGPFDDFADPMFPADTEKLETIKQLKEHQTPIAPQYESYIHILNDLKPTVNSSVLIMPFSLLQLLIIFKLLFKYCI; from the exons aTGGTAGTGTTAATCAATGAAGATGCTGGCATTAAGAACTTAAACGATTTAAAAGGTAAGCGTTTGTGTCATCCAGGATTTTATAAAGGAGAACCAGGAAATGGTTGGTCTAATTTAATATCACaa TATTTTGAACGAATTATTGTTCCACAAAAATGCGATCCACAATTAAGCCTAAtagaaaatcaattaaaatcacTTTCTCAATTTTTTGACGAGTCTTGCAAACCAGGTCAATGGGATCCAGATCCTGATATGGATAATATACtaa AAGAAAAATATCCAAATTTATGCGCAAATTGTAAGAACCCGTCAAAATGCAACATTAATGATCAATTTTGGGGTAGACAGGGAGCATTACAATGTTTAAGTGATTGTTTTGGAGATATTAGTTGGGCCAGACTATCCGACgttagaatacattttaaa gGTGACAGTACAAATGCTTGCAGTAAAATAAGTTTTCTATGTCCTGATGGAACTTTACAATCAATGGAAACTCCTAATCCATGCATTTGGGTATCTCGACCTTGGCCGGCCGTGATTACaagaaa ttcaacatcattaaatatacaaaGAATGATTAACTACGTAAACACAgctaaagaattaaaaaacgCAACATCATGGCAGTGGGCTTTAAACAATTTACTTCTATACTATTCTGAACCTATTTCATCTAATATCATTAGAAGTccaaaagaatacattttttcagcTCCTGGTTATATAAAAGCTGAAGAAAAAGGACGGTTGTGCAAAGATCGTGGATATTCTATGTGTATTGAAACAATAACAgccttaaaaaaatgtcaagccCTCTCGGATATATCAATAAGTTATGGTATACAGCCAAAATTGAATTGCATACTTTTTCCAAATTGtggaaaaaagttaaaagaTGGAGAAGTAGATATGATGGTATTAGATGCTGATAAAATTGCTTTTTTTAAGag AAACTATGGTATATCAAAACCAATACTTTATGCAACTTCACTTTATCAccatttatatagaaaaatgaGCGCAGTTATGTTGACAAAAAATGTAGCCGGGGATCTTCAACAGCTAAAAGGCAAAAAAGCCTGCTTTCCTTCTTATGATGGTTAtg tttggaattcatttttaatcacacttaaactagaaaatattgaattatttccaaataataatacaataaaaaactttttcaaaGAAAGTTGTGCAATATTAAGTTCAAATCAAAACGTAATAGCAGAATGTGATTTTGATG atgtctTACCTGAAGATAGTAATAAAAACGGAATGTGGATTGAAACTCAAACACTTAGATGTATTATTGAAGGAGGTGGAGATGTAGCATTTATCAATACTCttcatataaatcaatatttag atattttaagatCACCATTAAACTTACCAAACAACTTTGACGTACATAATTTTTCAACTGTTTGCAATCGAAAAAATCGTATTTCAGTTGATTGTCCATTGTCATGGTCTTACTTTGGACAT atattagcaAAACCAAATATATcttcaatttcaaaaaatgaaatgacctcattattaataaacatggATATGACTTTTGGACGAAGATCCaagttaaacaataatttattaccacCAGTTTTCTCTATGTATGGACCATTTGATGATTTTGCTGATCCTATGTTTCCG GCAGATACAGAGAAATTGGAAACCATTAAACAATTAAAGGAACACCAAACGCCAATAGCACCGCAGTATGAatcttatattcatattttaaatgatcTTAAACCTACTGTAAATTCTAGCGTCTTGATAATGCCATTTTCTTTATtacaattacttataatttttaaattattatttaaatattgtatataa